GAAAATATAGCTTAATTAAAAAGACAATTTTATGAGTTAATTCTTTCCGTAAGGTTATTACTTACGGTTTTTTTGTGCTTGCAAAAATTAAAAGTATTTGAAAAGAAAACAACAAAAGTGTGCGAATTTAATACATAAAAAGGTTACTAAGCCTAAGAGAATTTTTCTTGATAAAAATAAAAAATAATTCGTTAAGAACGGCTCAACACCAAAATCTGTGTTTGACAAAATCTAAGCTATACGCATGTATTCCTTATTGCATTTCATTCCACGATAATTCATTGCTTATATACTTGTGGATTGCGAGTAAAGTAATACTTTCGTTGCAGCGTATTAATTTTGTTGTTTTTTCCCTCAACCGAAGCATTTGTAAAACGCAGCTGGTGATAATTCGCGATTTCTTATTTTCAGTTTTCCATCGTTTTTAAGCAAAAGTCGACAGCTGGATGTCCGTAGGGAGTGATGAATTTTTTTCAAACTTTTTTTGGCATGGGGGGCAAGCGTCTTTTGAATCTGTTTACGTATTTTTTTGAAATGCTTCCGTCACATAATGATTGACATGAAACCGATCGGCAATCCGAATGGCGTTTTTTGGGTATACTGTGCGAATAAAGGCGTGATAAGCTTTTGTCAGATCCATCATAACACCCGAAAGGATTAAGGGCTTTAAGAGAAGGACGCGAGTCATAATGAGTCATTAATTCTTCATACGTACGTCTGGGGAACAGTTGAAAAAACTACCACCTTTTAAATCATGAAGTCCTGTATTATATTTGTGCCCTTTACGGGTCGCAAAATTATCGATGCCGAGTACAAGCAGGTCACGACTGGCCGCATCTTTAAGACTTTTTTCTTGGATCCGCTCACTTTCAAGTTCCAAACCAATGTTTGTAATAACGTTCAGCTGTCTTATAAGGTACGTTTTGTTGGTCAGCAGTTGTTGAGATTGTTGGTCCACTTGCTTGACGCACGACAAACGATTCAAAACATTTCGTGTAGCGCTTTTTTGGACCGACAAAACCATATTTCTATACACGTGGCGAAACACACCTTACATTGCATACGAATAGCAGGTAGTCTTAAATACACAATCTTTCCAAAGGTAGATAGATACCTTTACTTGTTTATATGGGGTACCTATACGTTTAACGGAAGAACTGGAAAAGCAAGGGCACTTTTGTGTATAGTCAACTGGAACAACTTCAATGATGACATTCTTTTGATCCTTAGAGCTAATTGCTATGTAAAAAACATCATGTCAGATAAGGGATGAAAGGAAGTAAAAATCTTTTTACCCCGAAAATCAAGGAGTTTATCCAGATTTTAAAGGGAAATAAACAAAAGGTTGAAAATTCTACCCCGTTCAAAAAGGTATAAAAAAGGAACCTCTATGGTGTAAAATGGTAATAACCACAAAACCAAAACACCAACAAGGAAGTTCACTTGTATGGCTATTATACCACAACTTCGTTTGTTTGAATGGAATGAAATTGAACAACTTGGGGATTTGGAGCGCTTGCGTATGGTACTGGAATATCTACAGATGAAGAATTAATGGTTCAACTGGAAAAGGAACGCAGAAATGGACGTGATGATTATCCAGTGAGAGCGATGTGGAACTCGATTTTAGCAGGCATCGTTTTCCAACATGATTCACTGAGAAGATTCGTCGCGAGCTATCGCGTAACGGTCAACTGCGTGACATGTGCGGCTTTATTGGCAAAGAACCACCAGCGTGGATCTATACGCGATTCATGAAAAAATTACTGGATCATATCGATATGATTGATGCGATCTTTGACCAATTAGTTAAGGAGCTAAAAGAGATCCTACCGGACCTTGGAAAACATTTGGCCATGGATAGTAAAGCCATTTCATCTTTTGCCAAAAGGAAAATTTCAAACCAAATTTCAAACCAAAAAGAAGACGGACGTCGTGATGTCGCTGCCGACTAAAGAAAGAATATCGTGGTGTCACCACTGATGGACGTACATAGTTGTATGTTGCATATGATTAAACAAGATAGTAATCCAGTCAACTTCTGTTCATGTATTCACTTCTAGTTTGGTAACAACCAAATATATTAAACTTAAATTTCGCACTGTGAATAAATTTCTGTTGTAATTCAATTATCCACAAGGTAAATCTTTGATTATGGAAAAAATTCGTTTACAATTCACCAAATAGGTGCTTCTTTCAAGATGAAAGGGTGTGTTTTGATAACTTCCATTTCCTTGATTTGGCACACCTTTTCAATTATTTTGGTGAATTTATTAAGTTTTCAACAGGAAAATTAGGATAAATTCAACTTCAGCTAAAGATAACAGTGGGTGATTTTAATACGAATCATTTGATAATGACAGTTGTTTAAGCTAATGCAATATCAGTTCAATATTTTTACATATAGGTTCAGTTGACAATTAATAATTAATTTTAAAAAAATATTGAAGTTTAAAATTTATTCTGTTAATATTGTACCAACTGGTTGGTTTTTTTATGAAGGAGGAATAAACTTGGAAAAAAGAATTTTTATTCAAAGTAGTACAGATATTGATAAAATATCAGTCTATAAGGAGGGTATTAAAAATCATGCGCAGATGATTTTGCCAAATTATTCATTTGAAATAGGTGGTGTTAAGAAAAGTTTTCCAGCCGAATTTATGGTAAATGAGTTTTTTAATAGTAAAGAAATTCTTCGAAATATCATTCACGCTGAAAAGAATGGTTTTGATGCTATTGCCTTACATTGCTTTTTGGACCCCGTACTGGATGAGGCTAGGGAGTTAGTTAATATTCCAGTTGTTAGTATGGCAGAATCTTCAATGTTAATGTCGTTGATGTATGGTAAGAAGTTCGCAATTGTCACATATACACCCCAACTAGCAAAAAAATCTTTCCCAAATCTTATCAATAAATATGGCTTGAGACAGCATTCCATCGATACCCAATATTTTGAAGTCAGTTTGAGGGATCTGGAAAATGCCTTTTCGAATCCCGAGCCTGTTATAAATCAATTTTTAGATGCTTGTGAAAAGGCGGTAAATCAGGGAGCTGAGGTAATTTTACCAGGATGTGGTTTGCTAAATATTATATGCGTACAAAACAACATTTCAAAAGTTAAAGAGACTGGCGCTACAATCTTAGATGTTACCGGTGCTACTTTGAAAATGGCAGATGCACAAATAACATTACAACAAGTCTCTGGAACCGATATAAGTAGATGTGGCTATTATGAAAGTCCAAAAACTTTGCCAATAATAGAAGTTT
This is a stretch of genomic DNA from Pueribacillus theae. It encodes these proteins:
- a CDS encoding transposase is translated as MANYHQLRFTNASVEGKNNKINTLQRKYYFTRNPQVYKQ
- a CDS encoding transposase, encoding MDLTKAYHAFIRTVYPKNAIRIADRFHVNHYVTEAFQKNT
- a CDS encoding aspartate/glutamate racemase family protein, which codes for MEKRIFIQSSTDIDKISVYKEGIKNHAQMILPNYSFEIGGVKKSFPAEFMVNEFFNSKEILRNIIHAEKNGFDAIALHCFLDPVLDEARELVNIPVVSMAESSMLMSLMYGKKFAIVTYTPQLAKKSFPNLINKYGLRQHSIDTQYFEVSLRDLENAFSNPEPVINQFLDACEKAVNQGAEVILPGCGLLNIICVQNNISKVKETGATILDVTGATLKMADAQITLQQVSGTDISRCGYYESPKTLPIIEV